From a single Sediminibacterium sp. KACHI17 genomic region:
- a CDS encoding DEAD/DEAH box helicase has product MKFTDLGLDQRILDGIDAMGYETATPVQQQVMVPILEGKDIIASAQTGTGKTAAFLLPLIHRLLTVPHDSNEINAMIIVPTRELAIQIAEGLEGLSYFTDVSSIAVYGGSGGDSFNAEKKALTQGVDIVICTPGRMIAHLNMGYVKLKGLKYLVLDEADRMLDMGFNDDIMKIISFLPKERQNLLFSATMPMKMRELARKILREPVEINIAISKPPEQIVQKAFIVYEPQKIPIIKDMLGGSKFQNVIVFCSKKQNVKQLTAELKRAKLSAEEIHSDLDQTKREQVLQDFRNKKLNILVATDILSRGIDIEDIDLVINFDVPNDGEDYVHRIGRTARAASKGTAFTLVSEKEQNKFAAIEALLGEPVLKGTVPEEFGPTPTYNPRAPRQGGQNRRSQGNRRNGPPRGDKKK; this is encoded by the coding sequence TTGAAGTTTACAGATTTAGGACTCGATCAGCGGATTTTAGACGGCATTGATGCCATGGGTTATGAAACCGCCACACCCGTTCAGCAACAAGTGATGGTTCCCATTTTAGAAGGAAAAGATATCATTGCTTCAGCACAAACCGGTACGGGAAAAACAGCTGCTTTTTTATTGCCACTTATACATCGCTTATTAACTGTTCCGCATGATTCGAATGAGATCAACGCCATGATCATTGTGCCTACTCGCGAATTGGCCATTCAAATTGCGGAGGGTTTGGAAGGACTCTCTTACTTCACGGATGTAAGTTCTATAGCTGTGTATGGAGGGAGTGGTGGTGATTCTTTTAATGCAGAAAAAAAAGCCCTGACACAAGGTGTAGATATTGTTATATGTACCCCGGGCAGAATGATCGCACATCTGAACATGGGTTATGTGAAATTAAAAGGATTAAAATATCTCGTGCTTGATGAAGCAGACAGAATGCTTGATATGGGCTTCAATGATGATATCATGAAGATCATTTCATTTCTGCCCAAAGAGAGACAGAACCTGCTTTTCTCGGCTACCATGCCCATGAAAATGCGTGAACTGGCCAGAAAGATCCTGCGTGAGCCGGTAGAGATCAATATTGCAATATCAAAGCCACCGGAGCAAATTGTTCAGAAAGCTTTTATTGTATATGAACCTCAAAAGATCCCTATCATAAAAGATATGTTGGGGGGCAGTAAGTTTCAAAATGTGATCGTCTTCTGTTCTAAAAAACAAAATGTAAAACAACTCACAGCAGAATTGAAGAGAGCCAAACTTTCTGCAGAAGAGATTCATTCTGATTTGGATCAAACTAAAAGAGAGCAGGTACTACAAGACTTCAGAAATAAAAAGTTGAACATACTGGTCGCAACAGATATTTTGAGCAGGGGTATTGATATCGAAGATATCGATCTTGTTATCAACTTTGATGTACCCAATGATGGAGAAGATTATGTGCATCGTATTGGTAGAACCGCCCGTGCAGCCAGTAAGGGTACTGCTTTTACACTGGTAAGTGAAAAGGAACAAAACAAATTTGCAGCCATAGAAGCACTGCTTGGTGAACCTGTTTTAAAAGGGACAGTGCCAGAAGAGTTTGGACCAACTCCGACCTACAATCCTCGCGCACCGAGACAAGGTGGACAAAATAGAAGATCACAGGGAAACAGAAGAAATGGTCCGCCAAGGGGCGACAAAAAAAAGTGA
- a CDS encoding HEAT repeat domain-containing protein, producing MSPENLMIGVKIMSVCILLIVAMIYIQTIAKKRLFFHTERIKSNIEVWISHIILEETIEGIDIPKKFFRMLNDPKARQVAIDELIKCKKNFSGAVADNIVVLYNKLGLREDSLFKMKNKRKWYLQARGIQELYLMDQKDLLTKIYRETNSKHEFVRSEAQIAVIHLTGFNGLRFLDVITYPLTLWQQIKLLEQLKLFGKKEDLSDRIPKWLLSKNDTVVVFALRLTAEYQQFAVKDKVVECLVHPSKIVRTQAIKTMIALSDENTASMLIGYFSKEDFENQIHILNSLASLANDDQKDFMIKLLDAPDNIIKVKAATVLTNSCTDGIQVIEHRATIEPEPFERILRHVKSVK from the coding sequence ATGAGTCCGGAAAATCTCATGATAGGTGTCAAGATAATGTCTGTATGCATTTTATTGATCGTAGCGATGATCTATATACAGACGATTGCCAAAAAAAGACTCTTTTTTCATACCGAGCGTATCAAAAGCAATATTGAAGTGTGGATCAGCCATATCATTTTGGAAGAAACCATAGAGGGTATTGATATCCCCAAAAAATTCTTCCGGATGCTGAATGATCCGAAAGCCAGACAGGTTGCCATTGATGAATTGATCAAATGCAAAAAGAATTTTTCGGGGGCAGTTGCTGATAACATTGTTGTCTTGTACAATAAACTGGGGCTTCGCGAAGATTCTTTGTTCAAGATGAAAAACAAACGTAAATGGTATCTGCAAGCTCGAGGTATCCAGGAATTGTATTTGATGGATCAAAAAGATCTGCTGACAAAGATCTATCGGGAAACCAATAGTAAACATGAGTTTGTTCGTTCAGAAGCACAAATAGCTGTTATTCATTTGACGGGTTTTAACGGTCTGCGCTTTTTGGATGTGATCACTTATCCACTTACGTTATGGCAACAGATCAAACTTCTGGAACAGTTGAAATTGTTTGGCAAAAAAGAAGACCTCTCTGATAGAATCCCAAAATGGCTTTTATCAAAAAATGATACGGTAGTTGTGTTTGCACTGAGGCTTACAGCAGAATACCAGCAGTTTGCCGTGAAAGATAAAGTGGTGGAGTGTTTGGTGCATCCTTCTAAAATCGTTCGTACACAGGCCATCAAAACAATGATCGCTCTTTCGGATGAAAACACGGCATCGATGCTGATCGGATATTTCTCCAAAGAAGATTTTGAAAACCAAATTCATATTCTCAATAGCCTGGCAAGTTTGGCCAATGATGATCAAAAGGATTTCATGATCAAATTATTAGATGCGCCCGATAATATTATCAAAGTAAAAGCAGCCACTGTACTAACCAATAGCTGTACAGATGGTATTCAGGTAATTGAGCATAGAGCTACGATAGAACCGGAGCCATTTGAAAGAATACTTAGACATGTAAAAAGTGTGAAATGA
- a CDS encoding iron-containing alcohol dehydrogenase family protein: protein MSFRNFKMVDYVVFGRGAFNQLDEILAPRRKADAPMIFLVDHFFEGKPLVNRIPLRGKDQIIFADVTYEPKTTQVDALANELKEKFGTVSGIIGIGGGSTMDLAKAVSLMMNNPGSSADYQGWDLVKFPGVYKAGIPTLSGTGAEVSRTTVLTGPTRKLGMNSDFTPFDQIVLDPELTKDAPVNQRFYTGMDCYIHCIESLEGTYLNEFSKSYGEKALELCQKVFVTKNHWDDESDDQLMMASYAGGMSIAYSQVGVAHAVSYGLSYLLGTKHGIGNCIVMNHLEEYYPAGVKEFKLMVEKNNIDIPQGICKGLTDEQFDTMINVSLGMKPLWENALGKDWEKIMTREKLRALYEKL, encoded by the coding sequence ATGAGCTTTCGCAATTTTAAAATGGTCGATTATGTAGTTTTTGGAAGAGGTGCTTTTAATCAGTTAGATGAAATTCTTGCACCCCGCAGAAAAGCAGATGCCCCCATGATTTTTCTGGTAGATCACTTCTTCGAAGGAAAGCCTTTGGTAAACAGAATACCCTTACGTGGCAAAGACCAGATCATTTTTGCGGATGTGACCTATGAGCCTAAGACCACTCAGGTAGATGCATTGGCCAATGAGCTGAAAGAGAAATTCGGAACGGTAAGTGGTATCATTGGTATTGGCGGAGGTTCTACCATGGATTTAGCCAAAGCAGTATCACTAATGATGAATAATCCCGGTTCCTCAGCCGATTACCAGGGATGGGATCTGGTAAAATTTCCCGGTGTATATAAAGCAGGTATTCCCACATTGAGTGGTACAGGGGCAGAAGTTAGTCGAACAACCGTACTGACCGGTCCAACAAGAAAGCTGGGAATGAACAGTGATTTTACGCCCTTTGATCAGATCGTATTAGATCCTGAGTTGACCAAAGATGCACCTGTTAATCAGCGTTTTTATACGGGGATGGATTGTTATATCCATTGTATAGAAAGTCTGGAAGGAACTTACCTGAATGAGTTCAGTAAAAGTTATGGTGAGAAAGCCTTGGAACTTTGTCAGAAAGTATTTGTTACCAAAAACCATTGGGATGATGAAAGTGATGATCAACTGATGATGGCTTCCTATGCTGGTGGCATGAGTATTGCCTATTCCCAAGTAGGTGTGGCGCATGCAGTAAGTTATGGACTTAGCTATTTACTTGGAACCAAACATGGAATCGGAAATTGTATCGTGATGAACCATTTGGAAGAGTATTATCCGGCTGGTGTTAAAGAGTTTAAATTGATGGTCGAGAAAAATAATATTGATATACCTCAAGGGATCTGTAAAGGACTTACAGATGAACAGTTCGACACCATGATCAATGTTTCACTAGGTATGAAACCCTTGTGGGAGAATGCTTTGGGCAAAGATTGGGAAAAAATCATGACCCGAGAAAAGCTAAGAGCATTGTATGAAAAACTATAA
- a CDS encoding nuclear transport factor 2 family protein, translating to MKQTISLLLFILLLAACSNQSEKAVEANVTFNIDSVKAQIEVNKDNFIKAFATGDSALFVSLFTKDGCLMPDGAPKMCGPAALYAFLKGGIEMGIAGMKLDIIEVTGGPELVSEEGVYQILDKEGKAVESGKFLVTWKQEEGVWKRYRDTWNAETPAPTAH from the coding sequence ATGAAACAAACTATTTCCCTGCTTCTATTCATACTACTGTTAGCAGCATGTAGTAATCAATCTGAAAAAGCTGTTGAGGCAAATGTCACTTTCAATATTGATAGTGTCAAAGCACAGATTGAAGTGAACAAAGACAATTTTATCAAAGCATTCGCCACGGGTGATTCTGCATTATTTGTTTCACTTTTCACTAAAGACGGATGTCTGATGCCTGATGGTGCTCCTAAAATGTGTGGGCCGGCTGCTTTGTATGCTTTTTTGAAAGGCGGCATTGAAATGGGTATCGCGGGTATGAAGCTAGACATTATAGAAGTAACCGGTGGACCTGAACTGGTTTCAGAAGAAGGTGTTTATCAAATCCTGGATAAAGAAGGAAAAGCGGTAGAATCAGGTAAATTCCTGGTGACCTGGAAGCAAGAAGAAGGGGTTTGGAAAAGATATCGTGATACCTGGAATGCAGAAACACCGGCACCTACAGCACACTAG